The sequence CCGGTCGCCGGGCTGCGCGGGACGGTCCATCCCCTGCACGATCTTGCGCAGCGACGCGAGCCGGTTGCCGTAGCTCTGCATCGCAGCCTTGATCCGCCCAGTCGAGCCGGACGAGAAATGCAGTACCGCGAGATCATCGGGTGCCGACGTGTAGTCGGGCGGCATGTCGCCGCCCTGGGCGAGCAACGCTTCGTAGTCGAGATAGCCGGCGACCGCGCCATCGAGCGACACGAACCGCTCGACCATGCCGAAGCCCGGCGAATCGGGCGTGTATTCCGTATAGCCGCGCCCGCCGATGAACGCGACGGGCGTGCAGTTGCCGACGACGTCGGCAGCCTCGGCAGCCGTGAAGCGCGGGTTCAACGCGGCCTTCACGAGGCCGGCCTTGTACAGCGCGCACTCGATCTCGACGAGTTCGATGCAGTTGCGCGCCTGCACGGCGATGCGCTCGCCGCGTGCGAAGCCGAGGCCGCGCAGCGCATTCGCGAGCCGCGTCGAACGCTCGTCGAGCTGGCGGTATGTGACGGCGCGGTCGCGGTGGATCACGGCGGGCTGGCTGCCCCAGTAACGGGCCGCGCGCCGCAGGAAGTAGGTGAAGCTCAAAGCGATTCTCCTGGTCGAACAGTGCCGCCAGTCTGTAAGATGCCAAGGCATCACTACAATGCATCAACGGATATAAAGTCATAACCGACAGGAATCCCCCGGATGGACACGCGCGATCTGGAGTACCTGCTGGCCGTGGAGCGGCACGGCAGCATCGGCAAGGCCGCCGAGGCGCTGGGGCTGTCACAGCCCGCGCTGACCAAGGCCGTGCAGCGGCTGGAGGCGCAGGTCGGCGTGACGCTGTTCGAGCGCACCGCGAACGGGATGACGCCGACGCCGGCCGGCGCGCGCTTCGTCGCCCGCGCGCAGCGGATCGCGCTCGAATTCGACGATGCGATGCAGGAGATGCGTGCGATCCGCGGCGGCGAGCAGGGCCTCGTGCGGATCGGCTACTCGCCGACCGTGCCTAACGCGGTCGTGCTCGGCGCATGCCGGCAGTTGATTCGCGAACGGCCGGCTGCACGGCTGCGGCTGCGCTGCCGGCTCGCGCGCGAACTGCTCGACCTGCTCGCGGCCGGCGAGCTCGACCTCGTCGTCGCGCCCGAACCGCAACGGCCGGACGCCGGGCTCGCCACCATCGCGCTGTTCGACGACCGGCTGACCGTGCTCGCCGACTCGGCACACCCGCTGCAACGCAAGCGCGCGCTCACGCTCGCGGATCTCGCCGATCAGGAATGGCTGTTGCCGGAAGCGACGATTCCCGTGCGGCACCGGATCGACGACGCGTTCCGCGCACGCGGGTTGCCGGCGCCGCGCCTGCGCGTCGAGACCGATTTCGGCAACACGTCGCTGCTGCAGTTGCTGCGCGGCACGCCGCTGCTGTGCGTCGGCGGCACCGATGCGCTCGACCCGGTGACCGGGCTGCGTGCGCTCGATCTGCGGGCCGGCGAACTCGAACTGGACCGGCGCATCGGTGCGATGCACCGGGCAGGCGCATACGTGCCTCCGCTCGCGCAGCGGATGATCGCGCTGCTGCGGGAAAGCGTGGCGTAGCGCCGCGACCATCATTTGCGGGAGTGATGACACTCCCCTTTTTCTGCGGATTTGACCGGGAAGGCGGTGCCGACAACACTAGCCCGCAGTGCCGCACAGACGGCACGCGCCCGCCTCCCCCTTCAGAGTCCGCCATGTACCCGACCGACACCGTGCAATCCCCGAGCGCCGCCCGGCCGCTCGCCGACCGGCAGCTTCGCCGGATCGTCATCGCCTCCGTCGCCGGCAACGCGATGGAGTGGTACGACTTTTTCGTCTATGGCACGGCCGCGGCGCTCGTGTTCGGCCACGTGTTCTTTCCGCCCGGCGCATCGCCGCTCGCGGGCAGCCTCGCCGCGTTCGCGGCGTTTGCGCTCGGCTTCGTCGCGCGGCCGCTCGGCGGAATCGTGTTCGGTCACATCGGCGACCGCTACGGGCGCAAGGCGTCGCTCGTGTGGACGCTGCTGATCATGGGCGCGTCGACCTTCGCGATCGGCCTGCTGCCGACCTACGCGCAAGTCGGCATGTGGGCGCCGGCGGCCCTCGTCGTGCTGCGCCTGCTGCAGGGCGTCGCGTCCGGCGGCGAATGGGGCGGCGGCGTGCTGATGATCAGCGAGAACGCGCCGCCCGAACAGCGCGGCTACTACGCGGCCTGGAGCCAGCTCGGCGTGGGCGGCGGCTTCGTGCTGTCGTCGGCCGCGTTTCTCGCCGCGCAGGCGCTGCCGGACGACGCGTTCCACGCGTGGGGCTGGCGGCTGCCGTTCCTCGCGAGCATCGCCATCTTCGCGATCGGCATCTATATCCGCCGCCATCTGCCGGAAAGCCGCGACTTCGAGCAGGCCGGCAAGCGCGGCGCGCACACGCATTTGCCGATCGTCGAGTGCATCCGCCGCCATCCGAAGGAAATCCTGCTCGCGATGGGGCTGCGCGTGGCCGAGAACGGCGGCGCGTACATCTTCCTCGCGTTCTCGCTCGTCTACGGCAAGTATGTCGGGATCCCGAACGGCGTGATGCTGACCGGCGTGATGATCGCGATGATCGTCGAGATGGGCGCGATGCTCGCGTGGGGCCGGCTGTCCGACCGGATCGGCCGCAAGCCCGTGTACCTGATCGGCGCGCTGAGCCTCGTCGCATGCGCGTTCCCGTTCTTCTGGCTGCTCGACACGCGCGCGACGCCGCTCGTGTGGCTCGCGCTCACGATCGGCACGGCCGTCAGCCACGGCGCGATGATCGGCACGCTGCCCGCGCTCGTCGGCGAGCTGTTCAGCACCGAGGTGCGCTACTCGGGCGTCGCGCTCGGCCACGAGGTCGCGTCGATCTTCGCGGGCGGAATGTCGCCGCTGATCGCGACCGCGTTGCTCGCGCGCTATCACGCGTCGTGGCCCGTGTCGCTGTTCCTCGTCGCGCTCGGCCTCGTCACCGTCGCGACGCTGTGCGTGATGCGCGAGACGCGCACCACGCATGCAGAAGGTTCGCGCGGCGACGCGGCGTGACCGCGCGACGCTCAGTGCCCGGCGTCGCGCCGCGCGCCGTCGAACGCCGGCGCGAGCCCGAGATGGTCGAGCAGCCGCGCGAATTCGCCGAGCCGCTGACGCATGTACGCGGGCACGTCGACCGCCGCATAGTCGTGGAAGCCGGCGCCCGTGCGCACGCCGTCGCGCCCGGCTTCCATGTTTCGCACCACGCTGTCGGCCGGCGCGAAGCGCGGGCCGATCTCGCCGGCCAGGTACTTCGACGCGTAATACAGGATGTCGCAGCCGCCCCAGTCGATGAATTCGAGCAACCCGAGCACCGCGAAACGCGGGCCGAAGCCGGTGCGGATCGCCATGTCGATGTCCTCTGCGCTCGCGACGCCTTCCTCGACCATCCGCGCGGCCTCGTTCATCGCGAGTGCCTGGATGCGCGGCACGATGTAGCCGGGCGCCGGCCCGCAGATCACCGGCTTCTTGCCGACGCGCACGAGCAGCGCCGCGAGTGCGTCGACGACGGATTGATCCGTCGCGTCGCTGCGGCTGATCTCGACGAGCGGCATCAGCAGCGCGGGATTCAGCCAGTGGGCGTTCAGCATCCGCGCGGGATGCGCGACATGGCGCTGCAGCTCGGTGACGACGAACGTCGACGTCGTCGACGCGATCGTTGCGCGCGCATCGACATGATCGCCGAGCC comes from Burkholderia pyrrocinia and encodes:
- a CDS encoding LysR family transcriptional regulator: MDTRDLEYLLAVERHGSIGKAAEALGLSQPALTKAVQRLEAQVGVTLFERTANGMTPTPAGARFVARAQRIALEFDDAMQEMRAIRGGEQGLVRIGYSPTVPNAVVLGACRQLIRERPAARLRLRCRLARELLDLLAAGELDLVVAPEPQRPDAGLATIALFDDRLTVLADSAHPLQRKRALTLADLADQEWLLPEATIPVRHRIDDAFRARGLPAPRLRVETDFGNTSLLQLLRGTPLLCVGGTDALDPVTGLRALDLRAGELELDRRIGAMHRAGAYVPPLAQRMIALLRESVA
- a CDS encoding MFS transporter, which gives rise to MYPTDTVQSPSAARPLADRQLRRIVIASVAGNAMEWYDFFVYGTAAALVFGHVFFPPGASPLAGSLAAFAAFALGFVARPLGGIVFGHIGDRYGRKASLVWTLLIMGASTFAIGLLPTYAQVGMWAPAALVVLRLLQGVASGGEWGGGVLMISENAPPEQRGYYAAWSQLGVGGGFVLSSAAFLAAQALPDDAFHAWGWRLPFLASIAIFAIGIYIRRHLPESRDFEQAGKRGAHTHLPIVECIRRHPKEILLAMGLRVAENGGAYIFLAFSLVYGKYVGIPNGVMLTGVMIAMIVEMGAMLAWGRLSDRIGRKPVYLIGALSLVACAFPFFWLLDTRATPLVWLALTIGTAVSHGAMIGTLPALVGELFSTEVRYSGVALGHEVASIFAGGMSPLIATALLARYHASWPVSLFLVALGLVTVATLCVMRETRTTHAEGSRGDAA
- a CDS encoding 3-hydroxybutyryl-CoA dehydrogenase, giving the protein MMAAADVTRVHVLGAGRMGQGIALVFAFAGIDVTLIDFKPRDAAGWRAFDARTRDEIARPLHAQVALGRVDAAQANAVVARIALVARDGAAHAVRRANVVFEALPEVLDAKAGALRWLGDHVDARATIASTTSTFVVTELQRHVAHPARMLNAHWLNPALLMPLVEISRSDATDQSVVDALAALLVRVGKKPVICGPAPGYIVPRIQALAMNEAARMVEEGVASAEDIDMAIRTGFGPRFAVLGLLEFIDWGGCDILYYASKYLAGEIGPRFAPADSVVRNMEAGRDGVRTGAGFHDYAAVDVPAYMRQRLGEFARLLDHLGLAPAFDGARRDAGH